TACCTCGCCGAGATCGCGCTCCTGACCCGCCTGGCGCTCGAGCCCTCCCTGCTCGACCCGCGATCAGAGGCGCCCCCGTGGCTGGCCGAGCGAACGGCAGCGGCCATGGAGGCCCTCGTGGGCGGGTCGACCCAGGCGGAACCCGAGGGCTGAACGCGCCCGAGCTGCCGGCGATGGGCCCCGTCGACGGAGGAGGTCCTGTCGACGACCGGACCGTGAACCACTACACCGGGGGGATGGACCTGCCCGTCAACCCTCCGGTGTCGCCGATGCTGGCAAAGCTCGCCCGCGACCTCCCGACCGGCGACGGCTACGTCTACGAGCCGAAGTGGGACGGGTTCCGGGGCATCGTCTTCCGGGACGGCGACGAGGTCGAGATCGGGAGTCGCAACACCAAGCCCCTCACTCGGTACTTCCCCGAGCTGATCGGCCCGCTGCGCGAGCACCTCCCCGAGCGCTGCGTCGTCGACGGCGAGCTCGTCATCGGGTCTGCCTCGGGCCTCGACTTCGACGCCCTCCTCCAGCGGATCCACCCCGCTGCGAGCCGCGTGGCCCGCCTGGCCAAGGAGACTCCCGCCTCGTTCATGGCCTTCGACCTCCTCGCCCTCGGCGACGACGACCTCCGTCAGCGACCCTTCGCCGAGCGACGGGAGCTGCTCGAGTCGGCACTCCGGGGCGCCGCCGCGCCGATCCACCTCACCCCCGCCACCGACGACCCCGGCCTGGCGGCGGTGTGGTTCGACCGCTTCGAGGGTGCCGGCCTCGACGGCGTGATGGCCAAGGCCGGGAACCTCACCTACGACGAGGGCAAGCGGACGATGCTCAAGGTCAAGCACGATCGCACCGCCGACGTGGTGGTGGCCGGCTTCCGATGGCACAAGGACGGCAAGGGGGTGGGCTCGCTCCTGCTCGGCCTCTACGACGGCGACGGCACCCTCCACCACGTGGGGGTCGCCACCTCGTTCTCGGCCGCCCGGCGCAAGGAGCTCGTCGACGAGGTGGCCGACCTGCGCGGCGCGGCGCTCGACGACCACCCGTGGCGATCGTGGGCCGAGGGCGACCAGACGAGCCGCATGCCCGGGGCCGGCTCGCGCTGGAACGCCGGCAAGGAGCTCGGGTGGGAGCCGCTGCGCATCGAGCGGGTCGCCGAGGTGGCCTACGACCACCTCCAGGGCGACCGCTTCCGCCACGCCACCCGCCTGGTGCGGTGGCGGTCCGACCGCCAGCCCCGATCCTGCACCTACGACCAGCTCGACACTCCTGCACCCGAGGCACTCGCCGAGGTCTTCGGCGGCTGAGCTCTCGCCCACTCGCGAGCCGTTCTGGCACCAGGATCGCGCCGGCGGACGGCGCGATCCTGGTGCCAGATCACTCTGGTCAGCCCTTCTTCGCCCGACTCGGCGCCACCCGGGTGGGCTCTCCCTTCTGCTTGGCAAAGCTCGGCGGCCATGGTGCGTCGCCCAGGCCGTCGGCCTCGTCGCGCGCCGCGAGCTCGAGGAGGCCATCGAGGGAGAACGCCATGTCGTCGATGCCCGCACCGACATCGCCGAGGGCCTCGTAGCGGGCGGGGACGGTGGCGATGGTGAGGTCGTGGGGGTCGACGACAGGGACTTCGTCCCAGGTCACCGGGCACGACACGCGGCCCTCGGGGTTGGCCCGCACCGAGTAGGCCGAGGCGACGGTCCGGTCGCGGGCGTTCTGGTTGTAGTCCACGAACACCCGGTCGCCCCGCTCCTCCTTCCACCACTTCGAGGTGGCGATGTCGGGCAGGCGTCGCTCCACCTCGCGGGCGAGAGCGAGGGCGGCCCGGCGCACCTCGAGGAAGTCCCACCGCGGCTCGATGCGGATGTTCACGTGGATCCCGCGGGACCCGGAGGTCTTCGGGTGGCCCACCAGCCCACCGTGGGCGTCGAGCACCTCCCGCACCTCAAGCGCCACCTGCCGGACGTCGTCGAAGGCCACCCCCGGCTGGGGGTCGAGGTCGACGCGCAGCTCGTCGGGGTGGTCCACGTCCGACCGCCGCACCGCCCACGGGTTGAGGTCGAGGCACCCGGCGTTGGCCGCCCACGCCAGGTGGGCGACGTCGGTGGGGCACAGCTCGTCGGCGGTGCGCCCGCTGGGGAACGCCACGGTCACGGTCTCGAGCCAGTCGGGCCGGGACTTTGGCACCCGCTTCTGGAAGAACGGCTCGCCGTCGGCGCCGTCTGGGTAGCGCTTCAGCACCGTGGGGCGCTCGAAGACACCCCGCAGTGCCCCCTCCCCCACCGCGAGGTAGTACCGGACCAGGTCGAGCTTGGTCTCGCCACGGGCCGAGAAGAAGACCTTGGAGGGATTGGTCACCGTGACGGGGCGACCGGCGACCTCCAGCTCGACCGGGTCCTCGGCCACCGTCAGCCCCGGCGGCCCGCCGACACCCCGACCGTCGGGGACGGCGACGGGTCGACCCGGGTCCGACGCCGTCGCACGCGGGAGCCGTACAGCTTCAGCCCGGCGAGCGCGGGCACGACGTAGGCGCCACCAGTGGCCACGCAGCTCACGCACATGCGCTGGAGTCTAGGGACGGCGGACGCAGCCGTGATCCCCTCGGTCGGGACATCGGGCGCCCACCCCCCGCGGGCGCCCGACGAGACCGAACGGGGTCAGGTGTTCTTGGGCAGGTCCTTGAACGCCTTGACCTTGTCCTCGTTGGGCTCCTTCGGCAGGCCGAGGACGCGCTCGCCGATGATGTTGCGCTGCACCTGGTCGGTGCCGCCGTAGATGGGCGGGCCCTGGGCGAAGAGCGCCATCTCGGTCACCATCGGCAGGAAGGGGTCTCCGGTGGCCTCCTCGAGCTTCTTCTTGCCCTCGCTGTCGTAGGCGTGGAGGGTGCCGTAGGCGCCGTAGATCTCGAGGCCGATGTCGCGCTGCATGCGGACCATCTCGCTCATCGAGAGCTTCGCCATGTTGGGCAGGCCGGGGATGTCCTTGCCGTGGGCCTTGGCCGCCTTGGCGCGCAGGTTGTTGAACCGGGCCAGCTCGGTGAGCGTGTGGAGCTTCATCAGGGACTGGCGCAGGACCGGGTCCTTGACCTTGCCCTTGCCCTTGGCCAGCTCGATGAGCATGTTGCCGCCGGCACCGCGGGCGGCAGCGCCACCGCCGCCGGCCCGCTTGCGCTTGCCCGAGACGAAGTCGCCCACCCGCTTGTCGAGGTCGCCGACCACGGTGCCGGGCGTGGCCATGGAGCCGCCGGCGCTGCCGCCGCCGGCGCCGAGACCGGCCCGCTCGTGCATGAGGGTGGTGTTGGCCACCGCCCAGCCGTTGTTCTTGTCGCCGATCATCGCCGAGGTGGTGGTTCGAGCGTCGCTCATGAACACCTCATTGAACATGGCCCGACCCGTCATCTCCTTGAGAGGCCGGACCTCGACACCGTCCTGGTGCATGTCGAGGGCGAAGTAGGTGATGCCCTGGTGCTTGGGCGCCTCGGGGTTGGTGCGGGCCATCAGCATGCCCAGGTCGGCGACCTGGCCGCCCGAGGTCCACACCTTCTGACCGTTGATGATCCACTCGTCACCGTCCTGCTCGGCCCGGGTGGTGATGCCGGCGAGGTCGGACCCGGCACCGGGCTCGGAGAACAGCTGGCACCACGCCTGCTGGCCGGTGACGATGTCGCGCACGTACCGGTCGATCTGCTCCTGGGTGCCGTGGGTGGCGATGGTGGGGGCGGCGAGGAGGAGGCCGAGGCCGCCGGGGGCGCCGAGGGCGCCGAACTCGCCGATGGCCTTCTGGATGGCCACGCTGTCGTTGCGGTTGAGGCCCTTGCCGTAGGCGTTCTCCGGGAGCCCGGGGGCGGCCCAGCCCGAGAGGCCGAGGCGCTCCCACCACTCCGCCACCGTGAGGTCGGGATCCCAGCTCTCCTCGAGCCAGGCGGTCACCTCGGCCACCGGATCGTCGGTGCCGGCCTGCTTGCGCTCTGCCAGATCGCTCATCCTGTCCCCTTCAGAGATCGACGTGATGGCATTCTCGACGCGCCTTGACCGGGTGGTCAAGATGAGGCCCCGTCCCCAGCCGGCCCGGGCGCGCACGACCATGGTCCGGTCCCTCACATGTCCGACCCACAGGCCGATGGGATCGGCGGAGGTGGACCGACGTTGGACGAGCTGGTGATGGTGCTGCATCGAGAGCGGCAGGTCCTGGAGGGCATGTTGTTCCGCCTGGTCGAGGCGCGCGGCCTCCTCGCCACCGGCGAGGCCCGGTTCCTCAGCTGGGCCGCCGCCGACCTCGAGCAGGCGGCAGCCTCCGTGCGCGAGGTGGAGGTCCGCCGAACATCGGTGCTACCCCCATGCCTCGACGGCGAGGGCCCCGCCACGCTCCGAGGCCTCGCCCGCCGCACCTCGGAGCCCATCGCCAGCATCCTGGAAGACCACCGGGTGGGCCTCGGCCGCCTCGCCGGCGAGGTCGGCGCCGCCACCGAGGCCACCCAGGAGCTCGCCGCCGAGGGCCTGTGCCGGGCGCGCGCCTCCGACCTCGAGCTCGCGTCGGCCGGCACCGCCGAGTCGGACGACCGGGGCCGACGAGCCGCCCACGAGCCGCTCCAGCACCGTCGCCCACGACCCCAGCCCCAGCCCCAGGACGAGCTCGACCTCGAGATCCTGTCTGCCGGCTACGAGGCGGTGCTCGCGGCCAGCGCCCGCCTCGCCCTGCCGTCGCTCGTCGCGTTCCTCGCGTAGAGAGGCGAGCGGGGCCCGTCGCCGAGCGGGACCTTCCCACACCCTCCGCAAGCTCCGGGTGCGGGCCCCTCCCCTCGGCGCCACCCCCTCGCCTGTGGGCGGGTCACTGGGGCCCGACAGCGCCGAGGTCCGCTGTCGCTCGCTTCTTCTGGCTTGGGGGTTGGCTCGGCTTTGCCGAGGCCTCTCTTCTCTCAGGCGTTGAGGCGGGTTCGCCAGTCGGTGCCTTTGGCGACGGCCTCGGCGTAGATCGCCTTGCGGCGGGCAACGCGGCCGACCGGCTCGTCGGGGGCCTCGCCCTCCGGTGTTCCGTCGAACTGGGTGGTGATGCCGTCGCGCAGCATGGCGATGGCCTCCGAGCGCAGCTGCGAGACCCTCGACTCGGTCACCCGAAGGAAGGCAGCGAGCTCAGTCGACGTCCGCCCCTCCAAGAAGTAGCCGACGACCACGATCCGGTGGCGCTCGGGCAGCAGGTGGACGGCGTCGCGCAGGTAGGCGTGCAGCTCACGCCGCTCGAGCTCCTCGGAGGGCTCCAGCGTGCTGACGTCGGGAAGGGTCTCGCCGAGGGTGGTCCCCTCGTCGGCGTCGCCCCCCACGGCGTGGTCGAGAGCAAGGACGACCGAGCGATTGATGCGCTGTTGGAGCCGGCGCAGCTGTTCGGGCGAGGTGCACATGGCCTCCGCCACCTCGGCCTCCGTGGGCGTGCGGCCGAGATCGCTCGCCAGCTGCTGGGCTGCCTGCTCCAGGTTCCGAGCAAGGGTCCGGACCGAGCGAGGCGCCCAGTCGGTCGCCCGCACGGCGTCGAGGATGGCCCCACGGATGCGCTGGGCGGCGAAGCGCTGGAAGGGCACCCCGCGCGACTCGTCGTAGCGCCGCGACGCCTCGACGAGTCCGAGGGCGCCGGCGCGGGCCAGCTCCTCGCGGTCGACGTGACGGGGGAAGTGGACGGCCACCTGGAACACGATGTGGCGCACGAGGGGCAGGTGACGCTCCACCTGCTCGCTCTGCTCGCTCGTGAGGCTGGTGATCTCGAGGGACATCCGTTGCTCCTGTCGCCGTGGCACGCGACAGAACCTCGCCGCGAACACCCCCGATGATCGACGCCCGTGCGCCCCCGGGAAATGGGCCATTTGGCCCTACCTGGTCGACATGGAACGAGCGTGCCGGTCCCATGGCCACCCGGCCCCACCACCGGTCAAGCGCCCTCGAACACCGCCGCCTTGACGCCTCGCCGCGACAGCTCGGCGAGGAACGGGACCGGGGCGACGAGCGCCGCGAGACCCCCAGCCCCGGTGCGGGCGGCGCCGCCACCGGCCAGGACCGTGGCCGCCAGAGCGGCTACGGCGCCGGCGGCGAGGGCGGGACGGTCCATGGCGCCGAGCACCCGGACGTCGCTGCCCGAGCCCCGCATCCCCCGCACCTCCACCCGCACCGCGCCAGGGCCCCCTTCCGGGTGGGGGCGGCGCAGCATCGGCAGGTGGGCGGTGAGGCGGTCTCGCCGGTTGGCGCCCACCCGCGCCGTGACGCGGGCCACACCCGGGAAGGCCGGCACCAGCACGAGGGCGTCGGGCGCGGCCGCCCGGTAGCAGTCCTCGGCGCCGATGGGGTCGGGGAACCAGCACAGCTCTCGCCCGGAGCCGCCGCGCCGGCGGACCCAGGCCCCCTCCCGCCAGTCGATCGCCTCGCCGGCCAGGCCACGGTGGTGGGCCGACGCGCAGGCCGGTCCGCCCGTCCCCACCTTCGCCACGTGGATCTCGTCGACGACGTCGAAGGATGCCGCGGCGTGGGCGGCCAGCACGCACGTCAGCCCCGGGGCGAAGGCCGCCCCGACCGCGACGGTGACGCCCCGCTCCCGGGCCTCGGGGTCGAGCGCCAGGAGGTGACGGACGTCGTCGACGTCGTCGGAGGTCGAGACCACGTTGACGCCGTCCTCGAGGAGGCGCTCGACGGGGGCATGGTGGTGACCGGCGGGCGTGGCGATGACCGCGACGTCGGCGCCGGCCCACCACCTGTCGGCCACATCGGCGGCACGCACCCTGCCCGGCTCGCCGATCGCCCGGACGACTGCGTCCGCTCGGCCCCGGTCGAGATCGGCGACCGCCAGGCGGTGCACCTCGGGGGTCGACGCCAGCTGGCGGACGACCCGCGCGCCGACCGCTCCGGCACCGAGGACCGCGATGCGGAATGCCACCTACTTGGCCGTCGGGTCGTCGTCGGCCCGGAGCTCGGGGCCGGTCAGCTCGCGCCACCCGCCCGTTCGGGGCGGCACCCCACCAGTGCCGCGCAGGCGGAGCACCCCGGCGATCACGCCGGTCACACCGAGGGCGAGCAACGCTCGACGAAGGAACCTCACGGTGGGGCTAGCAAGAATCGAACTTGCGACCTCATCCTTATCAGGGATGCGCTCTAACCGACTGAGCTATAGCCCCGCGAGACGGGTCGAGGCTACACGCGGTGCCGGGGGCGCTCGTCCTCGGCCAGGGTGACCTTGAGGCCGCCTACGACGTCGTTGATGAGGTTGTAGAGCGTGGCCATGAGCACGTTGCCGAACGTGCCGGCGACCACGAGGACCATGCCGCCGAGGGCCGAGCCGCGCAGGATCTGCCCGGCTCGGAACTCGAAGTCGGTGAAGCCGATGGAGTCCATGAAGCTCTCGACGTTGCCGATGACGCCGATCGAGCGGGCACCGAGCCACAGCATGACCCCGGCCACCAGCAACACGATGCAGAGGCTGAGGTAGAAGAGGATCGAGACCTTCAGCACCGTCCAGGGGTCGAGGCGCCGGATGACCAGCCGGCTGGTCCGGATCGTCGACGGGGGCGGAGCCTTGGGCGTGCGCGCCGTGCCGGGCGAACCCCTGCGGGCGCGCTCGGGGGTCGTCGAGAGGGAGCGAGTGGTGTCGTCGGCCATGGGGGGCGAGTCCGTGGTGGTCATGAGCGGTCTCGGCCCGACGGACACAGCTCGAAGTGTACG
This sequence is a window from Acidimicrobiales bacterium. Protein-coding genes within it:
- a CDS encoding Gfo/Idh/MocA family oxidoreductase; amino-acid sequence: MAFRIAVLGAGAVGARVVRQLASTPEVHRLAVADLDRGRADAVVRAIGEPGRVRAADVADRWWAGADVAVIATPAGHHHAPVERLLEDGVNVVSTSDDVDDVRHLLALDPEARERGVTVAVGAAFAPGLTCVLAAHAAASFDVVDEIHVAKVGTGGPACASAHHRGLAGEAIDWREGAWVRRRGGSGRELCWFPDPIGAEDCYRAAAPDALVLVPAFPGVARVTARVGANRRDRLTAHLPMLRRPHPEGGPGAVRVEVRGMRGSGSDVRVLGAMDRPALAAGAVAALAATVLAGGGAARTGAGGLAALVAPVPFLAELSRRGVKAAVFEGA
- a CDS encoding ATP-dependent DNA ligase — encoded protein: MNHYTGGMDLPVNPPVSPMLAKLARDLPTGDGYVYEPKWDGFRGIVFRDGDEVEIGSRNTKPLTRYFPELIGPLREHLPERCVVDGELVIGSASGLDFDALLQRIHPAASRVARLAKETPASFMAFDLLALGDDDLRQRPFAERRELLESALRGAAAPIHLTPATDDPGLAAVWFDRFEGAGLDGVMAKAGNLTYDEGKRTMLKVKHDRTADVVVAGFRWHKDGKGVGSLLLGLYDGDGTLHHVGVATSFSAARRKELVDEVADLRGAALDDHPWRSWAEGDQTSRMPGAGSRWNAGKELGWEPLRIERVAEVAYDHLQGDRFRHATRLVRWRSDRQPRSCTYDQLDTPAPEALAEVFGG
- a CDS encoding DUF3566 domain-containing protein, encoding MTTTDSPPMADDTTRSLSTTPERARRGSPGTARTPKAPPPSTIRTSRLVIRRLDPWTVLKVSILFYLSLCIVLLVAGVMLWLGARSIGVIGNVESFMDSIGFTDFEFRAGQILRGSALGGMVLVVAGTFGNVLMATLYNLINDVVGGLKVTLAEDERPRHRV
- a CDS encoding FliA/WhiG family RNA polymerase sigma factor — encoded protein: MSLEITSLTSEQSEQVERHLPLVRHIVFQVAVHFPRHVDREELARAGALGLVEASRRYDESRGVPFQRFAAQRIRGAILDAVRATDWAPRSVRTLARNLEQAAQQLASDLGRTPTEAEVAEAMCTSPEQLRRLQQRINRSVVLALDHAVGGDADEGTTLGETLPDVSTLEPSEELERRELHAYLRDAVHLLPERHRIVVVGYFLEGRTSTELAAFLRVTESRVSQLRSEAIAMLRDGITTQFDGTPEGEAPDEPVGRVARRKAIYAEAVAKGTDWRTRLNA
- the ligD gene encoding non-homologous end-joining DNA ligase; the protein is MAEDPVELEVAGRPVTVTNPSKVFFSARGETKLDLVRYYLAVGEGALRGVFERPTVLKRYPDGADGEPFFQKRVPKSRPDWLETVTVAFPSGRTADELCPTDVAHLAWAANAGCLDLNPWAVRRSDVDHPDELRVDLDPQPGVAFDDVRQVALEVREVLDAHGGLVGHPKTSGSRGIHVNIRIEPRWDFLEVRRAALALAREVERRLPDIATSKWWKEERGDRVFVDYNQNARDRTVASAYSVRANPEGRVSCPVTWDEVPVVDPHDLTIATVPARYEALGDVGAGIDDMAFSLDGLLELAARDEADGLGDAPWPPSFAKQKGEPTRVAPSRAKKG
- a CDS encoding acyl-CoA dehydrogenase family protein; the encoded protein is MSDLAERKQAGTDDPVAEVTAWLEESWDPDLTVAEWWERLGLSGWAAPGLPENAYGKGLNRNDSVAIQKAIGEFGALGAPGGLGLLLAAPTIATHGTQEQIDRYVRDIVTGQQAWCQLFSEPGAGSDLAGITTRAEQDGDEWIINGQKVWTSGGQVADLGMLMARTNPEAPKHQGITYFALDMHQDGVEVRPLKEMTGRAMFNEVFMSDARTTTSAMIGDKNNGWAVANTTLMHERAGLGAGGGSAGGSMATPGTVVGDLDKRVGDFVSGKRKRAGGGGAAARGAGGNMLIELAKGKGKVKDPVLRQSLMKLHTLTELARFNNLRAKAAKAHGKDIPGLPNMAKLSMSEMVRMQRDIGLEIYGAYGTLHAYDSEGKKKLEEATGDPFLPMVTEMALFAQGPPIYGGTDQVQRNIIGERVLGLPKEPNEDKVKAFKDLPKNT